Part of the Paenibacillus aurantius genome, CGGCTTCCTCTTGGGCGCCGCCGGACGGAGAAGCGGCGCCGAGCGGTACCTCGTTCTATCGGCCGGGGAGGGGGAGCTTCCCGCCAGGGAAGGCCGGGAGTGGTCGGCCCTGCGGCTGATGGCGCGGTATGTCTCGATCTTCCTCGATTATTTCGCGCTTCTCGAGAACCGGCTCGCCGAATGGGAGCGGAGCCGGGTGGAGCAGCCGTGGGTTTCGAAGCTGTTCCTGCAGCTCGCGGAGAAGGAGCGGAAGCGGCTCGCTTCCGATCTGCACGACGAGGTGCTGCAGGAGCTGCTCCACGTCCGGCGCCTGGCCGACGGGCTTTCCGCCGCCCTCCCCGCTCCGCTTGCAGCCGGCCTGGACCGGCTGCTCCTCGGTCTGGATAACGCGGAATTTCTCATTCGCGAAACGTGCCGGGAGCTCATGCCGTCCTTTCTTGCGGAGAGGGGAGTGGGGCGGGCCGTGGACCGGCTCGTGGAGAAGACGAGGCTGCGGGCTGACTTCGAGCTCCGTTACCGGGCGGAGCCCTTGACGGAAGAGCTTGGAGAAGAGGAGATGGTTACGGTCTACCGGGTCATCCAGGAGCTGCTCTCCAATGCGGGCAAGCATTCGGAAGCCGGCACCGTCGACCTGTTCCTCGGGCAGAAGGACGGAGCCGTCGTCATCCGGTACGCCGACGACGGCAAGGGGGTCGAGCTGAAGCAAGCCATGGCCGCCGAGCGGCTCGGCCTGCGGGGGATGGCCGAACGGCTGAAGGTGGCGGGCGGCTCGGTGCAGCTCGACTCCGCCCCCGGCCGGGGGATGAAGGCCGTCTGCGTCCTGCCGGTCCGGGAGCTGGATCGGGAACGGGCAGCGGCCATCAGGGGGAACCCAGCCTGATCCACTGCTCCTGAACGGCCTTCAGGACGGCCTCCTGGCGGGACTGGACGCCGAGCTTGCGGAACAGGCCCGATAGAAGATACTCGACATTGCGCTGGCTCATGAAGAGCCGGTCCGCAATGTCTTTGTTTTTGGAGCCGTCGGCGATGAGCTGGAGCACGGCGAGCTCCCGCTCGGACAGCGCCGGCCCGGTTGGCCCGGCGCCTCCGTCCGCGGGGGAGCCGGTCGCCCGCAGGCGCCGGGCCAGCTCCACCGGCAGCACCGTGAGGCGCTGCTCGGCAAGGCGCAGGGAGGCGGCCAGCTCTTCTTCGCCGAGCGCTTTCTCCAGCACGGCGGTCACCCCGAGAGCCAGAAGGTGGTCGAAGTGCTCGGCAATGTCCTCGCCCGTGAGCACGACCACAATCGCCTCGGGAAACGACCGCAGGATGGCTTCCGCCAGCTCAAAGCCGCTCGATTCCGGAAGCTTCAGGTCGATCACGAAGAGATCGAATGGGGCTTCCTCCATCAGGCGGAGGGCATCGGCCGCTTTCGCCGCCGTGGTGACCCGGTAACCGTACTTTTCCAGGATAAAGGCCGTGCCGGCCAGAAAGGTGCGGTGGTCGTCCACCAGCAGAATCGATTTCAATGGGGGTTCCTCCGTTTCTTTTCTCAATATAGCATACACGGGCACCGGACAGCCCCGAACACCGAAGAGAGGGTTCCGAAAATCTCCCTTGCGTGGTTCCGCAAAGGTTTTGCGGGGGAGAGCGGGCATTTTTCGGTGAGGTCTTCCCTCGGCCGTGTTACGGTATAAGCAACAAGAGTTAACGGAGGAATGGACAATGGCGGCACGATTGCAGTATTTGGACCGGCTTAAGGTAGTCTTGACGATGCTGGTGGTGTTTCATCATACGGCGATTACGTACGGAGGGGCGGGAAGCTGGTATTACATCGACCCGGCCCGGGAGAAAGCCGCGGAGATTGTCTTAACGCTGTTCACCGCGGTGAACCAGTCGTTTTTTATGGGGTTGTTTTTCTTCATTTCGGGATACGTGACGCCCGCCTCCTTCGACCGCAAAGGAGCCGGACGCTTCCTGAAGGAACGGGTGGTCCGGTTCGGCCTCCCGCTTCTTGGGTTCATGCTTGTTATCGATCCTCTGCTGCGGTTCGTTTCCGGCCGGTACCCGGGGTCGTTCGCGTCCTATTGGAAGGAAGAGGTGCTGGCGGACCCCCTGGCTGGGGTAAAAGGCTTCGAAACCGGCCCCTTGTGGTTTCTTACGGCCCTGCTTCTCTTCTCAGCGGTATATGCGCTGCGGCGTCTTGCCGCGAAGGGACGGCCCGCTCGGGTATCCCGGCTGACGGGACGGCGGATGGCCGCTTATCTGGCGGCGGTCGCCGCCGCCAATTTCGCGATCCGCCTCGTCTACCCGGTCGGCGAGACCGTGCTGAATCTCCAGCTTGCTTATTTCCCCGCGTACATCGGATTGTACGCGGGAGGGATCGCCGCTTACCGCGGGCGTTGGCTTGAGGCGCTGCAGGCGTCCGCCGCCAAAAGGTGGGGACGGCTTGCCCTCGTCCTGATGGCAGGGATGCCCGGCGTTCTCGCGCTGGGCGGGGCCCTGGAGAGCGGGACGCCGGCGTTCGGCGGCGGCTGGACGTGGCAGGCTGCGTTCTATGCCGCCGTGGACCCGCTGCTCGGGCTAAGCCTTTCCTACGTGCTGCTTTTTGTCTTCCGCGAACGCTTCAACCAGCCGGCCCGGCTGCGCTCTTCGTGGCTGTCCGAGCATGCTTACACGGTGTACCTCCTGCATGCACTCTTCGTTACCTACATCGGCTACGCGTTCACCGGGCTCAGCCTTCCCGCGCTGCTGAAGTTTGCGGCCGCCGGCGGGGCCGCCGTCCTCTGCAGCTATACGGCCGCCTGGGCCCTCCGCCGGGTTCCGGGGGCGAAGCGGGTGCTTTAGATGGCAAAAGGCTGCTGACCGGACGAACCGGCTTGTCTTGAACTCGGCTAACGCAGGCGCTTGGGCGAATAGAGAATCAGAGACATTCCAAAGCTGGATGGTTTTTCAATTATTTACAATTGGTTGAATCCTTCTCCTCCTCTATGGTAAACTTCTGCTCAAAGCGGGCATGCCCCATGCTTGGGCAGGGTCCATGTCCCAAAGAGGAAGAACGAGGAGAAATGCTGCAATGAAAAACCGGCCGACCCGCATACAGTTCCAGATAAAGCTGGACGATATGGTTCGGGTTCTAAGCGGCGACATCGAGAGGGAAGTCCTCAAGCCCGGAGATTATCTGCCTGCTGAATCGGAGCTCGGAGAAAAGTTTGGCCTAAGCCGCAATTCGGTTCGCAAGGGACTGGATCTCCTTGTAGCTGAGGGACTCATTGAGAAAGTGCCCAAGGTGGGCAGCCGGGTCAAGCTGGCCGCTGAGGAAGAGCCGCCAAAAAGAGAATCAGAGAGCGAGAGAGTCCTCCACGTCGGGTACTACTCCTCCTTGGACCGTCAAGCGGGGTTTGACCGGCTGCTGGAGGAATACCAATGCCAAAATCCTCAGGTTCGGATACAGCCGGTTTATTTGCCGTATGATCATTATTTCGACACGCTGGAGCGTTACCAGCAGAACGGCCTGCTGGATGTTTTTACGATGAACATGAATCATTTCCTGGAGGTTCCCGGGCGGGAGACCGGCTGGATGAAGCCCTTGGAACCGGGCGGGAAGGAGTCTGTGCTCCGGGAAGCCTTTGTCCGCGGGGAAGACCGTCTCCTTCAGCCCTTCGTTTATTCTCCCGTTGTGCTGTGCTTCAACCGGGAGCATTTTGCCGAGGCGGGGGTTCCGGAGCCGGATGGAGACTGGACCTGGCTGGACTTGTTCCAGACCGCGTCACGTCTCTCCGATCCGGACAAACAAAGGTACGGCCTATACTTCAATCCGCTGTCGGATAACCGCTGGCCGGTCTTCCTTCTTCAGACGATAGGAGGATCACCGGACGGAGCGGAGGATGCGGAGGGAAAGGCACGGCTGGAGAAATTGCTGACGCTCCTGCGCGATCTTATGGACGATCAGACGGTATTCCCAGGTGCGGCGGCCGACAGCGAGAAAGACGAGGAGAGTCTCTTCCTGCGCGGCAAAGTGTCCATGATCCTGACGACTTACTACAGCTTGAACGCGTTCAAGCAGGCACCGTTCTCCTACGACTTGGCGCCGCTTCCCCAAGATGCCCGGCCGGCCACCCTTGTTCTGCCGATCGGACTCGGGGTCAACCGGCAGTCTCCTGTTCACGAAGAAGCGGAAGACCTGGTAAG contains:
- a CDS encoding response regulator transcription factor translates to MKSILLVDDHRTFLAGTAFILEKYGYRVTTAAKAADALRLMEEAPFDLFVIDLKLPESSGFELAEAILRSFPEAIVVVLTGEDIAEHFDHLLALGVTAVLEKALGEEELAASLRLAEQRLTVLPVELARRLRATGSPADGGAGPTGPALSERELAVLQLIADGSKNKDIADRLFMSQRNVEYLLSGLFRKLGVQSRQEAVLKAVQEQWIRLGSP
- a CDS encoding acyltransferase family protein, which codes for MAARLQYLDRLKVVLTMLVVFHHTAITYGGAGSWYYIDPAREKAAEIVLTLFTAVNQSFFMGLFFFISGYVTPASFDRKGAGRFLKERVVRFGLPLLGFMLVIDPLLRFVSGRYPGSFASYWKEEVLADPLAGVKGFETGPLWFLTALLLFSAVYALRRLAAKGRPARVSRLTGRRMAAYLAAVAAANFAIRLVYPVGETVLNLQLAYFPAYIGLYAGGIAAYRGRWLEALQASAAKRWGRLALVLMAGMPGVLALGGALESGTPAFGGGWTWQAAFYAAVDPLLGLSLSYVLLFVFRERFNQPARLRSSWLSEHAYTVYLLHALFVTYIGYAFTGLSLPALLKFAAAGGAAVLCSYTAAWALRRVPGAKRVL
- a CDS encoding extracellular solute-binding protein — encoded protein: MKNRPTRIQFQIKLDDMVRVLSGDIEREVLKPGDYLPAESELGEKFGLSRNSVRKGLDLLVAEGLIEKVPKVGSRVKLAAEEEPPKRESESERVLHVGYYSSLDRQAGFDRLLEEYQCQNPQVRIQPVYLPYDHYFDTLERYQQNGLLDVFTMNMNHFLEVPGRETGWMKPLEPGGKESVLREAFVRGEDRLLQPFVYSPVVLCFNREHFAEAGVPEPDGDWTWLDLFQTASRLSDPDKQRYGLYFNPLSDNRWPVFLLQTIGGSPDGAEDAEGKARLEKLLTLLRDLMDDQTVFPGAAADSEKDEESLFLRGKVSMILTTYYSLNAFKQAPFSYDLAPLPQDARPATLVLPIGLGVNRQSPVHEEAEDLVSFLLSAGIQARIRRTSLTIPGREPAAESDWPGEEGKRPSRYYLYREIVSHFRLHTHLGLSAEGMERVRRELPFFLAHLEDASQIYRVWKEARRQTISLS